From Equus przewalskii isolate Varuska chromosome 28, EquPr2, whole genome shotgun sequence, a single genomic window includes:
- the CLDN23 gene encoding claudin-23, which produces MRTPVAMTVGMVFAPCGLLLNLTSTLTPGWRLVKGFLNQPVDVVLYQGLWDMCREQSSRERECGQPDDLGYFVAEPVRVARGLMVTSLAITALGLLLASLGVRCWQEEPRSALAGLSGLVLFAAGLFSLIPVSWYNHVLGDRAVLPAPSSPVTVQVSYSLVLGYLGSCLLLLGGFSLALSFAPWCEERCRRKAPSGGQRRSSISTVHVDWPEPALTPAIKYYSGGQHRPRPADLGAAGPAKVGFPMPRPPPKAHSDPEEDTLDGEKAADSHSASSRSTRLCHGSLPCDSDL; this is translated from the coding sequence ATGCGGACGCCGGTGGCGATGACGGTGGGCATGGTATTCGCGCCCTGCGGGCTGCTGCTCAACCTGACCAGCACGCTGACGCCCGGGTGGCGGCTGGTGAAGGGCTTCCTCAACCAGCCGGTGGACGTGGTGCTCTACCAGGGCCTGTGGGACATGTGCCGCGAGCAGAGCAGCCGCGAGCGCGAGTGCGGCCAGCCCGACGACTTGGGCTACTTCGTGGCCGAGCCCGTGCGCGTGGCGCGGGGGCTCATGGTCACATCGCTGGCCATCACggccctggggctgctgctggctTCGCTCGGCGTGCGCTGCTGGCAGGAAGAGCCCCGCTCCGCGCTGGCCGGCCTCTCCGGCTTGGTGCTCTTTGCCGCGGGCCTCTTCAGCCTCATCCCGGTCTCCTGGTACAACCACGTCTTGGGGGACCGCGCCGTCCTGCCCGCCCCGTCCAGCCCGGTCACGGTGCAGGTCAGCTACAGCCTGGTGCTGGGCTACCTGGGCAGCTGTCTGCTGCTGCTGGGCGGCTTCTCGCTGGCACTCAGCTTCGCGCCCTGGTGCGAGGAGCGCTGCCGTCGCAAGGCGCCCTCGGGCGGCCAGCGCCGCAGCAGCATCAGCACCGTGCACGTGGACTGGCCCGAGCCCGCGCTCACGCCCGCCATCAAGTACTACAGCGGGGGCCAGCACCGGCCGCGGCCCGCCGACCTCGGCGCCGCCGGCCCGGCCAAGGTGGGCTTCCCCATGCCGCGGCCGCCGCCCAAGGCCCACAGCGACCCGGAGGAGGACACGCTCGACGGGGAGAAGGCGGCCGACTCCCACAGCGCCTCCTCGCGCAGCACCCGGCTCTGCCACGGCTCGCTGCCCTGCGACTCCGACCTGTAG